One Aptenodytes patagonicus chromosome 7, bAptPat1.pri.cur, whole genome shotgun sequence genomic window, ACCTGAACTGTCGCCAAAGCCATGACAAACACTTGCTCCCTGAGGAGGGGGTGCCCGTTGCCCACAAAGACCTGCAGAGAGACGTGCAAAAGCGACATGTTGCTGCAAGTGGAGAAATTCATCTGACGAAAATATGCAGGAGGCTCTCAAGCTCTCAGGAGAGATGTTCTCGTTTATCTGGAAGCTAGGAGGATGGCTTCAAGGGTTAGTCCCCCAGATCTACTGTGCAGACATCCTGAGCCTGGAGCGTCGTCCGAAGTGGAAAAGACCTTGCAGCTGGTAAGGGGAGGTGACCCCCATCCGCAGGTAGGTGTGACCGTTCCCCGAAACGTGCGGGTGAGCTCTGCTGGGACTACCCTGCTCCCGTATAAATCACTGCAGCAACGTTACCTTGGGGGAGGCTGCTCCGATTTACACCAGGTAAAGGTTTGCTCCTCTGGGTTGGTtaaagaagaggaaatatttctgctggGATGCGCTCCAGTGTTTTGAATTCAAAAGATCAGAAGTCATGGTGCTTACGGTAAGTTTAAGGATCCTgggagaagaagagaggagaaCACTCTAAGGAAAGATTAACCCACCTACTGACCCTGAAATAAAGTGATACtcactttaaaaagtaaagaatattTCCATGAAGAAATACTCTGCTGATGGAGAATGGTTCTTCAATGAGTCTTCTGATCCTGGCACTCATCTGGTGGAGTAAGACTTTGATTCTCATCTTTAATCCTGTAAAGATGTAATTGTTTTATTCTGAACCTTCATGTTATTGGGGACAGAAACCTGTATATCACATTTGCATTAGGGCGAGCAGCTTAACTAGGTGCCCAAACTTAGGCAACTGGAGTTGAGCGAGTTtggctcagcacagctctgcgGTCTCATCCGTGGCGTTGACTCCTCTTCcagctgaagggagaggcaggagctgctggggtttTGCCTGCTGAAAATGGGGCGAGAGAAGTCCTCGTGAGTGCCCTAACCACCAGGACGCCATGCTGTGCCACCATAGGCTCCCTCTGAGAAGGTTTTCCGCCTCTGGTGCATCTTAAAACAGTGAATTCTCAGTctggctcttttttccccttgaccGTTCCCCTCCCTCGTGCCTTCTGCCAGTGCTCTCAGCCATACCTTGTTTTCAGCTGGAAACGAGGTGCAATTCGCAGTTGGATGCTGCTGTTTGCACACACCGGGGAGAGCACCAGGTGTGACTTTATATTCCAGGACAGCATCGTGGATCCCACTTTGGTCTGGGCTTAGTTAATACGGTACAGCTGCTTCATGCTCATAAACTCACAGCTACCTCCTGACAGTTAAATCACTTCTGTAAATCAGGTTTCATCTCCCAGTCCACTTCTGGAAATACGAGGCATGATTAAAGTCATCGGCGTATCGTGGCGGTTCGCGGTGCCTGCCGTGGACTACCGCAGCATGACGAGGGGAGCCATAAACAGGGATGCGACGCGCTCGCTTATTGAAAGGCTCATTCATCATTTGTTAAACCCACATAAAGTCTTTATACAAGGGACCCTAACACCACGGCTAGTGCCTTTGCTCTGAATGTCAAGATTTGATCTTGATCTTGAAAATCAAGACAGATTTTACGGTGTTTAGTCTCTAAATTGTACCAAGGAAATATTTGATGCTTACCCCAGTTCAAAATAACAGCTTTGGACCCAAATTTTGCTCATGGTCTCCCTGGCTTCATCTCCCCAAGGTTTCTGAGACTGTAATATTAAACTCCTCATGTCCTGAATGAGTTTTAGGATCATGCAACACCCcattcctctctccctccctacTTCCCAACAAATtaaagactgggttttttttcttcacctcagTGTCTTTCCCAAAACCAACAAAGGAAAGCTACAGCATTTTTACTCTTACTATTACAATTATAGCCAGAAGCCGCTGCCAAAATCAGAGCTGTCGTGTTCTGGGTGCTTTGTTGTGATCGGTTCGGaatgggaggaggggaaacaaatGGGGAGACAAACTTAATCACAGGAGGTCAAGGGCAGAGCTGATGATTTGGTCTGTGTCACCTGAATCCCCGTCTGCTGCTATATCCATCGATCTCATCAAACTGCAGGTACCGTAAATGGGATTCTGCGATACAAATGAACCTGCCCGCAGGTCTGCCCACAGTGAGAAAGGGAGAGACCCTCCGCAGTGACTCGCTGCAGGCGGGGAAGGTGTTTGGGAAAGCTGGGATGCTCTCCTTTCAGAAGGGACTCTTTCCTTGGACTGTAAAGGAGGAGAAGCTCGGAGCAGATGGCTTCGGTGCAGTCCCTCCCACTCTAGCTCCCTAGAAATGAATGTTCCGGGTGCCCTGGCTGCACAGGGTGTAAATTATCAAGTTATCCCATTTCAGTTCAAATAAATAAAGGCATGGTTTCCACTGTCCTATATTTTCAGGCTCTCTCCTTCCTCGGTAGACACGAAGCCCTGAATGGCGGAGCAGAATCACACCTCAGTGGCAGAGTTCATTCTCGAGGGCCTGAGTGACCAAGCGGAGATGAAGGCACCCCTCTTCGTGCTGTTCCTGCTCATCTACACCGTCACCCTTTTGGGCAACGTGGGAATAATCGTAGTCATCCGAGGTGACCCACGACTCCATACATCCATGTACTTCTTCCTTGGCAGCCTCTCCGTTGTTGACATCTGCTTCTCCTCTGTGATTGCCCCCAGGACCTTGGTGAGCTTCCTATCGGAGAGGAAGACTATTTCCTTCGTTGGCTGCATGGGCCAAGCCGCCTTCTACATCGTCTTCGTGACGACTGAGTGTTTCCTGCTGGCCGTCATGGCGTATGACCGGTACGTGGCCATCTGTAACCCCCTGCTCTATTCCTCTGTTATGACTCGGAGGTTGTGCATGTGGCTGCTGGTGGGGTCCTACACTGGGGGGGTCCTGACCTCCATCATACAGATGACCTTCATCATTAGGCTGCCCTTCTGCAGCTCCAATGTCATCAACCACTTCTTCTGCGACGTTCCTCCCCTCCTGGCTCTGTCCTGTGCCAGCACCTACATCAACGAGATGATCCTCTTCTCCTTGGCCGGCGTCATTGAGCTCAGCACCATCTCCACCATCCTGGTCTCCTACACCTTCATCTCCTTTGCCATCCTGAGGATCCGCTCAGCTGAAGGCAGGCAAAAAGCCTTCTCCACCTGCGCGTCCCACCTGACAGCAGTGACCATGTTGTACGGGACGACAATCTTCATGTATTTACGCCCCAGCTCTAGTTACTCCCTGAACACTGACAAAGTGGTCTCCGTCTTCTACACGGTGGTCATCCCAATgctgaaccccctcatctacagcctGAGGAACCAGGAGGTGAAGGATGCTCTGAGGAGAACAGCAGAAAGAATCACAGTCAGGCTCTGAGCCCCGCTCGATAAAACCTGATACAGGATTTCTCTCAGGGGCTGCGGAGCCTCCACCCATGGAGATGTTCAAAAGTCGCCTGGATGAGGCCATGAGCAACCTGATGCGGCGGTGAAGTCAGCCCTGCTTGGAGCGGGACATAGAATAATTTTGATCAGAAAGGACATCTAGGAGGTCTCTGGTCCTATGAATGGCAAGTTATAcacatatatacgtgtgtgtgtgtatatatataaaaacacaatATTAAATGTATATTATactatatgtttatatataatgCAATATATTCTTGTGTTAAATGTGTATGCCAACACACCTATGCTACTGACTTTTCTTGTCACTCCCTAGCTTCAATTTAGCTGTAATACCTGCTCAGTAAACGAAGGGATATGGGACGTGCCGTCGCTGGTTTTAGTAGAAAAATATCTATACCAGAGAAATGCCAAATAATTTCATGGGTGGCACTGGGCACTCGGGGTCTCGGTGATTTGTGGGCTGGGTCTGGGAGGCAGCTCCTGTGGAAAAGCTCTTCCCAGGAAGGATGGAAACACAAGATCTAAATGGATAAACTTTGACATTTTAATGCGGTTAGGGGGTAATGGGATATGGTGAATAAGCCAAGTGAACGAAATACAAATTCTTAAATAGGTCTGTCTTTGAAACCAGGCTGCCGAGTTAAATTGCAGGGTCAAATCGATCTTTGTCACTTCTTTTTAGGCAACCATACAccttcctcctttcattttttgCCCCGCAATTTCTGCCTCTCAAAGCCTTGAAATGAAGCTCTAAttagttttttaatttatgcCCACAACGgtttgttaaaaacaaagacaaTAATATTATCAGTGGAATCTGCATCCAGAGATTTGCAGTTTGGCGTGAGGCGGTggggaaaaggaattaaaaaaaaaacaaaacaaaaaccaaaaccaggaaaaaaaaaaagaaaaaacccaccttgaaacaaaaaaaccctgatgttaaaaaaaaaaaacaacccaagtcTTTATTTCTTATGCAAGAAGCAACTCCTGCCAGAAATTGCGGCTCCCACCTTTCGCCATATTCAGACCAGAAACTTGTGGTTGCTGTGAAAATGCAATGCCACCAGGGAGAACAACAACCGCAattccccccccaccacccccaaaaaacttttatatttctttagcATTTCATCACTCAAAGGTAAGAGGTGTCCCTGACAATATCATCTTAACAAGCTCCTCTgggaggggacgtggagatggtCGTCTGGGACGGAGGAGGCTTGGCCGGGTCCTGGATGAGGATTTTCCACCTGCGGTCACTCGATGTGAGCTCTGTTGTCGACAGTGGGAAAAATACTCTCTAACACGGTGAAAAATAACCCGAACAGTGATGTGACCTTGGTCAGCGCctagaacttctttttttttaattattattattattattactatttttttattgttttttgaTACTAAAGTTACCAGCCTGAAGCTGACTCTTACTGTTGCTGGCCAGGCATGACAGTGCACAAATATACCTGTTCTTCAGCTGCCCCTTTCCTTCTCGAAAGTTGCATTTCACCTACTTCTGAATAAAATCCATGCCTGTTTATGCGTGAACgacttatttttcttccccctacGTACCGTTGTGCTCTGTTGTCAGCCCCGAGCGATGCGAAACGGCCATAACAGACTTTCAGGTATCAAAAGGGagtgctggaggggggggggaatgctaAATAAGTGGCTAGAAAAAAAACTCATCAGGATTTCTTATGCATCGTCACCATCTATTGGACGTTGTTGGAAATATCTGCTCCTTTTTTTAGGTGAAAACTTTTTCATGTGCTGGTAAGCCTCGGGTGGCCAAGTGGCTTGTCCTTGTTCAGGACACCGGGAAATAGCGTATAAATAAAACAAGACCGTCATCTCGCCCCTACAGTTGGCGGATCCCATTTAGATCGTTTCTTTCCTCGGCACCGGCTGAGCTCCCGAGCCTGTTAAAAACGAGCGGGCGATGTCGGATGTCCGAACAAACTTCTGACCAAGTTCCCCTCGcgtttagaaatgtgttttttattttttttctctaatgcaaTTCTCGGGTGAGGCTTCAGGTTGTATGAAATCTAGGTTGAGTTCACTCTGCCCTAcgaattatttttctcttaaataggCTGGGCTAACCGTTACGACTTGAAATAATTCCTGGTATTTTGAATTATTGCCTCCTACGTCAATTGTTTCCTATAGATCTACAGGTCATTCTCGGAAAGGGTCCCCACAGCACATCTTTACTCCTGACAAAGCTACCCCGGCTTTTACaataaaggcaaataaaaatagaGAGCGAGCTCTGAACTTTTACCCCGTGTAGGTGAAggatttcattttttgttgttgactGACGTAAATCGCGTCCATCCCCACCTAAATAATCCCGGGTGAGCGGCTGCCCTCAGCGCTCTCGGGTGCTGAATTAAATGGATGAGGCTGCCCGTGCCGTTACCCCGTTCCTGGGTCAGCGTGGTGGATTCATCCTGGCGACCTTCGCGGGGGAGAAAGCCACCCTTCGCCATGAAATGCCGAGTGCTAGGTGGATAAAACCGGGGTCATTCCCTACTAGTTTTTTTGGAGCGGACGAGGAGGTGACTCTCGCCCTTTCCTGGAAGGACCTGCAGTCGGTGCAGCCACCTCTCGTCTTTGGGAGCCGAGTATGGCTAGAGTTTCTGATTGAAAAATAAAGGCGGATACGTCAAAATGAAACttaaggcttttttgtttttcattctgatcATCAGCATAAACTGAGACAAGGAAGCGCTGGATTTCTCATGGCATGCAATCTGCACTGAGGGTCGAACGCTTCCAAGAGGAGCCgctctgtggagaaaaaaaaaaaaaaagagtttttttgAATACAGATATCGCACGTGCAGTAGGGGAACTGCAATAAACcatattttgggattttttttttttttttttttttaggatgcaTGAAACTATTAAAGGCAACATTTTTGAGTTGCTATTGTTCAAATAACACTTTCTGgtgtcattaattttaaaaagccgTTGGCTATATCTTGACCTGGCAGCGGAGGGTCTGGGGACCTCTCTGGGCTTGGGAGGGGCTGCGTCTCGCTTGGTCTGACAGCTCCCTGGAGGTTACAATGGTATTCCCTGACTTGTTTTACCCCCGGCTCTGTGAATACTGCGAAGGGCAAAGCTCTGGAAGCACGGGTAGATGTTGCACGGGAGAAGACACGGCGTACCTTTCCAGCTGGAGCGGGGAGCTGctgtgaataataataaaaaaaaaaatccgctgCGATTGGACCCGAGAGCAAAGTGGAAGAAATCCCCACCGTGAAAATCCCGCTTCGTCCCGCCGCGTCCGCAGGATCCCCGGGACTTGTGGCAggctgtcccccccccccagctctgcttcagGGCGGCAGAGACGGTCACTGAGAGAAACCAGGGGGACGCTGGAGGCGTGAGCACGGGATGCTTTTGCTCCACCATACTATTAACGAGGCTTTTCTGCCTTCACTAGATCGTTTGGGCTGTAAGACTCAAAACACCAGTGAGCCAAACAGTGTGTTTTAGCTCTATAGATCTGGCGTCTTCCCCTTGTTCCCATACCGAGATTTGGAGGACCACGTCTGCCACGAGAGCAGGCTAATGGCAGGAGAACGCACCGCAAGGCTTTGCTCGGCTGTAGGCTCTCGGCGGCGGCTGGCCTTTCCCCTATCCGTAACGTCATGAGTTAAATCTTGGAAAACACTAACGACAGGCTGCTTGGTGAGTCCTGGGGCAGCTTGTTGAAAGGTCTTGCGCCGGCTTGCCCAAGAGATGCAAGATCTTACCAAATCTGAATAGCCGGTGTCACAAATGAAGGTCCTTTCCCCAGGAGGGCAAGGATAAATATTCGGGGGTTTGCTGACATTTATTTAGCAGAGCGTGGACCAACCAGCTGGCTGCCAGCATGAATAATATCTAATCCAAGGCAGGAAGGTATgggtttttaatttaatttatctgCATTCCAGTCAGTGTCTTCAAGCTGCGGGGAGATGTGATTCCTGGCGGGCAGCTATCGCGTACGGCACAAGCTGCAGCCTTATAAACTTCCCGGGTTTCATATCTACATCTCGGGTCGCTTCACACAAAGCAGTTGGCTTGTCAAGTAAGAAAAAGTGCGGGTGAGCCTTAGTTAATTGT contains:
- the LOC143163046 gene encoding olfactory receptor 5J3-like, giving the protein MAEQNHTSVAEFILEGLSDQAEMKAPLFVLFLLIYTVTLLGNVGIIVVIRGDPRLHTSMYFFLGSLSVVDICFSSVIAPRTLVSFLSERKTISFVGCMGQAAFYIVFVTTECFLLAVMAYDRYVAICNPLLYSSVMTRRLCMWLLVGSYTGGVLTSIIQMTFIIRLPFCSSNVINHFFCDVPPLLALSCASTYINEMILFSLAGVIELSTISTILVSYTFISFAILRIRSAEGRQKAFSTCASHLTAVTMLYGTTIFMYLRPSSSYSLNTDKVVSVFYTVVIPMLNPLIYSLRNQEVKDALRRTAERITVRL